The DNA segment CCACCATTTATGGTGAAGAAGACTGGAATGCGACGTCTCATGAAGACACTCAAGATGTTGAGCTAGAGCCGGAGTTTGCATAATGAGTCACTACCCTTCTACCTGGAAGAAGCCACCTCTAATTCAAAACCCTTGGGTAAGAAATGGTATTTGGATTGCTGTTGCTGTGTATCTCTATGCGGCAACTCAATCGATTGAAATTAATTGGACGCGAATTTATGAAGGTTCAGAGCGCGGCCTTAACTTCATCTTGGCCTTTATGAATCCTGACTTTACTGGTCGATGGAACAATATTTCGCAGGGCCTGGTTGAAAGTTTAACCATGACGATGACGTCTACCGTCGCTGGTATCATCCTGTCGATTCCATTTGGTTTGGGTGCGGCAAAGAACCTTGCACCTAAGCCCGTCTACTATTTCTGTCGTAGCTTTGTAGCGGTTGCTCGTAGCTTGCAAGAGATCATCATCGCTATTTTGTGTGTCGCTCTGTTTGGTTTTGGTACCTTCGCTGGCTTCGTAACACTAACCATCGCGACGATCGGCTTTCTAGCCAAGCTTTTCGCTGATGAAATTGAAGCGCTCGACCCTGCTCCTCTGACTGCAATGAAAGCATCAGGTGCAAGCTGGTTGCAACAAGTGAACTATGCTATTCAACCACAAGTGATGCCTCGTATTATCGGACTTTGTTTATACCGTTTTGATATCAACTTCCGTGAGTCAGCCGTGATCGGTATCGTTGGTGCCGGCGGTATTGGTGCAACACTCAACACCGCAATGGATCGCTATGAATACAGTGCTGCTGCTGCCATTTTGATGATCATCATTGCCATTGTTATGGCCGCTGAATTTACTTCTACACAAATCAGAAAAGGCATTCGTTAATGAACAACCAAACCTCAGCTCAATGGAGCCGTTACACTCCAAAAGAGTCATTGCAACAATTTATTCTGTGGTTTGTCTTTGTGGCATTAGCCGTATTCTGCTGGCATATAATGAACGAAGACACCATGTGGTTCTTCGTCATTGATGCGCCAAATCAGTTCTCAGATATCTCATCACGCATGTGGCCGCCACGCTGGAGTTACCTAGAACAATTGTGGATCCCACTATGGGATACCATCAACATCGCCACACTGGGCACGGCTTTGGGTGTTGCCATTGCTTTCCCAATCGCTTTCTTGGCTGCTCGCAATACAACGCCTAGCCAAACTGTTGCTCGCCCAATTGCACTGTTAATCATCGCATCAAGTCGTTCGATTAACTCATTGATCTGGGCACTTTTGCTGGTTGCCATCATGGGCCCAGGGTTGCTAGCAGGTATTATTGCAATAGCACTGCGCTCAATTGGCTTTGTATCAAAGCTCGTTTATGAAGCGATTGAAGAGGTGAACGAGACTCAAGTCGCGGCGATTCGCTCGACTGGCGCTTCAGAACTGCAAGTGTTGAGCTATGGTGTACTGCCACAAATTTTGCCAAGCTTTATCGGCACAAGTTTGTTCCGCTGGGATATCAATATTCGTGAATCTACCGTGCTTGGTCTCGTGGGTGCGGGTGGTATTGGCTTGAAACTGCAAGAGTCGATGTCTATTCTGGCTTGGCCACAAGTGACGGTTATCTTCTGCGCAATTTTGACTACCGTAGTCGTATCTGAGTGGATTTCAGCCAAAGCACGTAGTGCGCTAATCTAACCCCCGAGAGATGCAGTGGTGCTTTAACAGGCCACTGCATCTTTTTTTAACGGTTGTCTTTTGGTGTATCCATCACCACCATGGTAGTAATCGAGTTGACGACAGTGCACTCTCCCAGCACGTCAGCATGAAACTTCTTATAACTCGCCAGATCTTTTGTCTCAACACGAAGCAGATATTCGCTAGCGCCTGTGATGTTATGGCACTCCACCACTTCCTCTTCAAACTCAACGTGTTGTTCAAAACTCAGCTGATCTGCCTTTCGATGGCTTGATAAGCCCACTGAAACATAAGCAATAAAACCGATCCCCATTTTGTCTCGGTCAATTTTGGCTTGATAGCCAGAGATGACGCCTCTTCGCTCTAAATCTTGAACGCGTCGCAACGTTGCAGACGCAGACAGCCCTACTTTGTCTGCTAGTTCTACATTGGAGATTCTTCCGTTATTTTTCAGTTCACGCAATATTTTCGCTTCAAATGCATCCATAACTTATTTTTATTGCTTAATTAGTCATAATCACTCCATTTTAAACACATAATTGTGCTGAGATGAAATTAAACTAGTAAAAAACATCATCAAGGAGACTTCATTATGGAACTAGGGGTCATTTACGCTCTGGGAATATTTGCTTTTGTTTCAACTTTTACTCCAGGGCCAAACAACATCATGCTATTGACGTCTGGCGCCAATGTCGGTTTTGTCAAAACCTTACCCCACATGGCGGGAATTATGTGCGGGTTTTCGTTCATGGTGATTGTTGTCGGTATCGGACTTGGCTCTGTTTTTGAGCTTTATCCACAACTCCAAGAAGTCCTCAAATGGGCATGTTTAAGCTACCTACTTTTCTTAACCTATAAGATTGTGACCAGTAAAAGTGAACTTAAAGCAACAGACTACCAGCCAATGACGTTTTTAGGTGCCTGCATGTTCCAATGGGTTAATCCCAAAGGATGGTCAATGGCGCTAACATCGATCACGGTTTACAACACTACCAGTGACATCACTGGCGTCTTCATGATCAGTGCCGCGTTCGCGCTGGCAAATATTCCATCAGGAACACTCTGGACACTGATGGGAAGAGAGATTGGTCGACTACTCAACTCGCCTAAACGTCTATCCATGTTCAACTGGTTAATGGGCGCTCTACTACTTGGCAGCACACTACCAATGATCTGATGAACTGCATTTCGGTAGGGCAGACTCTTTGTCCTACCCTTGACATAAATTCTTAACAGCAAAACCTCTCTTCTACTCATACACTTAAAGAAAACCAAGTCACTTTAAAGATGAGCAGTATCCCTAGAGAAATTGAACACATCTTAAACCTCAGCCAAAAGAATGTGGGAATCGATCTGATCGAGTTAACTCAGGTTCAACACAAACAGGATTCTCTCCCTCTGTATGCGTTAAATATCGGCGCTAAAGACCCCACTCTTCCCTGTCTTGTGCTGACAGGTTCAATCCACGGTGTCGAGCGTATCGGCAGTCAAATTATACTCGCCTTCATTAAAAGCCTGATGCGCCGCATAAAGTGGGATAAGCAATTGGAGTCTCTGCTTTCTCGTATTCAGCTAATTACTATTCCAGTGGTCAACCCTTGGGGAGTGTCTCTTAAAACGCGGGCGAATCATAACGGCGTCGACTTGATGCGTAACGCCCCTATCAACGCCACCAATCCAGCTATTCAGCTCTATGCTGGCCAAACGCTTTCTAAAAGGCTGCCGTGGTATCGAGGCAATCCAGAGGCAATGGAAATGGAACTGACACATACTTCAAACTATGTGCTTAAAGTCAGTCAATTAGCATCATCCACCATTGTGCTCGACCTGCACAGTGGCTTTGGAACGCGTGATAGGCTCTGGTTTCCCTTCGCGCATCACAAGAAACCGCCTGAGAACCTTGAACAATACTATCTACTCTATCGGCTTTTCAGAAAGAGCTATCCACATTACGAGTTGTATCAGTTCGAACCTCAATGGCATCAATACACCACACACGGTGACTTTTGGGATTGGCAATTCCTTCAGCATTTTGAACGTTCCAATAACAACTTCCTTCCACTGACACTTGAGTTAGGCTCTTGGCTCTTGGCTCTGGGTCAAGAAAAACCCAATGCAACTGTTGAGCTTCAGCCAACTGTTTCACCCAACTAAACCACACAGAGTTAAGCGGGTGCAACGCCGCCACAGCACTCTTCTAAACTACCTAATGCAAATATTAGATAACCGCGTGTTAGAGACTATCGACAATAAAGAGCAACTGACAAAAAAGGCAATCAAGTTATGGTACCCATAGTTTTGTTGAGAGGGCTACTACGTGAGAGTGGTCATTGGAAGGCGCTCATTGAAGAACTAAAAGCCGTTGATAGTCAGTTGGTAATTGTCACACCCAATGTTGCTGGAAACGGGGAGCTTTATGAACAAGAAAGCCCTACTCGGATTGAATCTATGCTGCCACAGGTCATGTCACAATTGCCTAAAGGTTGCGAACGATACCATCTTATCGCAATTTCGATGGGCTCAATGCTAGCGAGTCACTGGGCAAAAGCCTATCCAGAACAAGTCGCGTCACTGACGTTGATTAACCCCAGTTTCGCGAGGTTCAGTCCTTTCTGGCAGCGCATCAACCTATTGGCTCTGGGTTCGATATTGTCTAGAAGAGTTAGAGGAAAACGCGCTTTTCAAGAACAAATTCTTAATGTCACTTGCCCAACTCACCAAGGCGATAGCTCGCTACTCAACTATCATCTCGAACTCGCTTCCCTACATCCCGTCTCATTGCAAAATGCATTGCGACAACTCGTGGCTGCCGCAAAGTTTAAAGGGTTTGATACGCCCCCAAACTGCATTACTCAGGTTATCGTCAGTAGTGATGATCAATTGGTTAGCTGTGAATGTGGCAAGGCAATCGCAAATCACTGGGGAGTCGAGTTAAAACAATTTGAAAGCGATGCCCATGACCTTCCTTTAGCGCAATCAAAGGCCCTCGCAACGCACCTCTATGACTGGTGCTTAGATAAGCGTTAAACCTTATAACTGGGGCTTTTCAACCAAAAGCTTGATGCCTAATACAATCAGTACTGCGCCCGTTGTACCCTCC comes from the Vibrio astriarenae genome and includes:
- a CDS encoding DUF2817 domain-containing protein, which codes for MSSIPREIEHILNLSQKNVGIDLIELTQVQHKQDSLPLYALNIGAKDPTLPCLVLTGSIHGVERIGSQIILAFIKSLMRRIKWDKQLESLLSRIQLITIPVVNPWGVSLKTRANHNGVDLMRNAPINATNPAIQLYAGQTLSKRLPWYRGNPEAMEMELTHTSNYVLKVSQLASSTIVLDLHSGFGTRDRLWFPFAHHKKPPENLEQYYLLYRLFRKSYPHYELYQFEPQWHQYTTHGDFWDWQFLQHFERSNNNFLPLTLELGSWLLALGQEKPNATVELQPTVSPN
- a CDS encoding LysE family translocator, whose translation is MELGVIYALGIFAFVSTFTPGPNNIMLLTSGANVGFVKTLPHMAGIMCGFSFMVIVVGIGLGSVFELYPQLQEVLKWACLSYLLFLTYKIVTSKSELKATDYQPMTFLGACMFQWVNPKGWSMALTSITVYNTTSDITGVFMISAAFALANIPSGTLWTLMGREIGRLLNSPKRLSMFNWLMGALLLGSTLPMI
- the phnE gene encoding phosphonate ABC transporter, permease protein PhnE, with amino-acid sequence MNNQTSAQWSRYTPKESLQQFILWFVFVALAVFCWHIMNEDTMWFFVIDAPNQFSDISSRMWPPRWSYLEQLWIPLWDTINIATLGTALGVAIAFPIAFLAARNTTPSQTVARPIALLIIASSRSINSLIWALLLVAIMGPGLLAGIIAIALRSIGFVSKLVYEAIEEVNETQVAAIRSTGASELQVLSYGVLPQILPSFIGTSLFRWDINIRESTVLGLVGAGGIGLKLQESMSILAWPQVTVIFCAILTTVVVSEWISAKARSALI
- a CDS encoding alpha/beta fold hydrolase, whose translation is MVPIVLLRGLLRESGHWKALIEELKAVDSQLVIVTPNVAGNGELYEQESPTRIESMLPQVMSQLPKGCERYHLIAISMGSMLASHWAKAYPEQVASLTLINPSFARFSPFWQRINLLALGSILSRRVRGKRAFQEQILNVTCPTHQGDSSLLNYHLELASLHPVSLQNALRQLVAAAKFKGFDTPPNCITQVIVSSDDQLVSCECGKAIANHWGVELKQFESDAHDLPLAQSKALATHLYDWCLDKR
- the phnE gene encoding phosphonate ABC transporter, permease protein PhnE, with the translated sequence MSHYPSTWKKPPLIQNPWVRNGIWIAVAVYLYAATQSIEINWTRIYEGSERGLNFILAFMNPDFTGRWNNISQGLVESLTMTMTSTVAGIILSIPFGLGAAKNLAPKPVYYFCRSFVAVARSLQEIIIAILCVALFGFGTFAGFVTLTIATIGFLAKLFADEIEALDPAPLTAMKASGASWLQQVNYAIQPQVMPRIIGLCLYRFDINFRESAVIGIVGAGGIGATLNTAMDRYEYSAAAAILMIIIAIVMAAEFTSTQIRKGIR
- a CDS encoding Lrp/AsnC family transcriptional regulator, with amino-acid sequence MDAFEAKILRELKNNGRISNVELADKVGLSASATLRRVQDLERRGVISGYQAKIDRDKMGIGFIAYVSVGLSSHRKADQLSFEQHVEFEEEVVECHNITGASEYLLRVETKDLASYKKFHADVLGECTVVNSITTMVVMDTPKDNR